A single Ruficoccus amylovorans DNA region contains:
- a CDS encoding tyrosine-type recombinase/integrase, which yields MSDEPDSPPLPPEAEAFLRHLAEQKRYSARTVRNYRQALERFTAWLRGQPGSLHPLMVSSRHVRRYLMELQTVYERRTSNLHLSALRSFYRYQLRLGKIEASPLAGISGPKLEKKLPKFLTEKQIALLLAGPKRLLENEAIEPFTALRDRLVMELLYGGGFRVSELSDLNYGTFDEQSGVARIRGKGGKERLCPVGEVALECLKMFRAQFARHSGPQDPVLITEQGRRLSVRRIQLMLKRYLDLADLPHDLTPHKIRHSYATHLLDNGADLRLVQELLGHASLSTTQIYTHVSVARLKDMHRRAHPRA from the coding sequence TTGAGCGACGAACCGGACTCTCCACCCCTGCCGCCGGAGGCGGAAGCCTTCCTGCGCCACCTGGCCGAGCAGAAACGCTATTCGGCACGCACGGTCCGGAACTACCGGCAGGCGCTGGAGCGTTTCACAGCCTGGCTGCGGGGCCAGCCCGGTTCGCTCCACCCGCTCATGGTCAGCAGCCGCCATGTGCGCCGCTACCTGATGGAGCTGCAAACCGTTTACGAGCGGCGCACCTCCAACCTGCACCTCTCGGCCCTGCGCTCGTTTTACCGCTACCAACTGCGACTGGGCAAAATCGAAGCCAGCCCGCTGGCGGGGATTTCCGGCCCCAAGCTGGAAAAAAAGCTGCCCAAGTTTTTAACCGAAAAGCAGATCGCGCTCCTGTTGGCCGGGCCGAAGCGCCTGCTGGAAAATGAGGCCATCGAGCCCTTCACCGCGCTGCGAGACCGGCTGGTGATGGAACTGCTCTACGGGGGCGGGTTTCGCGTGAGCGAGTTGTCGGACCTCAATTACGGGACCTTCGACGAGCAAAGCGGCGTGGCCCGCATCCGGGGTAAGGGCGGCAAGGAGCGGCTGTGCCCGGTCGGCGAAGTCGCCCTCGAGTGTCTGAAGATGTTTCGCGCGCAGTTTGCCCGGCACAGCGGGCCGCAGGACCCGGTTTTAATTACGGAGCAGGGGCGACGGCTGTCTGTGCGGCGCATCCAGTTGATGCTCAAGCGCTATCTGGATCTGGCCGACCTGCCACACGATCTCACCCCGCACAAGATCCGCCACAGCTATGCGACCCACCTGCTTGACAACGGCGCGGATCTGCGTCTGGTACAAGAATTACTGGGCCACGCCAGCCTCTCCACCACGCAGATCTATACCCACGTCAGCGTGGCCCGCCTCAAGGACATGCACCGCCGCGCCCACCCCCGCGCCTGA
- a CDS encoding HAD hydrolase-like protein produces the protein MSLPAPDRTCLIFDFDGTIADSAAVGQEVFNQLAEKYGFRPVAAEEIKILRGMTTSQCLRHCRVPRLKLPAILIEARQLLAARMDEILPCEGIVEVLPELSRKFTLLGILTSNSEANVRRFLEKYGLDCFDFVSTVPKLTGKARRLRTLIKAHGLAPENVIFAGDESRDMKAAQKAGVHGAGVLWGTNSSAPLALYAPRWILESPAELLQLAPDGM, from the coding sequence GTGAGCCTCCCTGCCCCCGACCGCACTTGCCTGATTTTTGACTTCGACGGCACGATTGCCGATTCTGCCGCGGTCGGGCAGGAGGTTTTTAACCAGTTGGCGGAAAAATACGGCTTCCGCCCGGTCGCGGCAGAGGAGATTAAGATCCTGCGCGGCATGACGACCTCCCAGTGCCTGCGCCATTGCCGCGTCCCCAGGTTGAAGCTGCCCGCCATCCTCATCGAGGCCCGCCAGCTCCTGGCCGCCCGTATGGACGAAATCCTCCCCTGCGAGGGAATCGTGGAGGTACTGCCCGAGCTTAGCCGGAAATTCACTTTGCTGGGTATCCTGACCTCGAACAGCGAGGCCAACGTGCGGCGCTTTCTGGAAAAGTACGGGCTGGATTGTTTCGATTTCGTTAGCACGGTGCCGAAACTCACCGGCAAGGCCCGCCGCCTGCGCACGTTGATAAAAGCCCACGGGCTCGCGCCCGAAAACGTCATCTTCGCCGGGGACGAGTCGCGCGACATGAAGGCCGCGCAAAAAGCCGGGGTGCACGGCGCGGGCGTGCTCTGGGGCACGAACTCCTCCGCCCCACTAGCCCTTTACGCGCCGCGTTGGATACTGGAAAGTCCGGCAGAGCTGCTCCAACTCGCTCCAGACGGCATGTAA